One stretch of Armigeres subalbatus isolate Guangzhou_Male chromosome 2, GZ_Asu_2, whole genome shotgun sequence DNA includes these proteins:
- the LOC134218041 gene encoding protein PBDC1-like isoform X2 encodes MDVLSRPADEFVNDGMVEELWAMKAVEHAEVHFNLLCSVDPRLLHLTPYDNEIYEEFRKQFPDMNVAVVDENELKSLDGKAKWRAYMEKFNRLEDYSYGTLLRASASEEFHPENAILVVRIQFWAIEIARNREGHNDCIMKKFKSRSKKEE; translated from the coding sequence ATGGATGTCCTATCGCGACCGGCAGATGAATTCGTCAACGATGGCATGGTGGAGGAGCTGTGGGCCATGAAAGCCGTCGAGCACGCAGAGGTGCATTTCAATCTACTGTGCAGCGTTGATCCGCGTCTGCTACATCTTACGCCGTACGACAACGAAATTTACGAAGAATTCCGGAAGCAATTCCCCGACATGAACGTAGCCGTCGTGGACGAGAACGAGCTCAAGAGTCTGGATGGTAAGGCCAAGTGGCGAGCCTACATGGAGAAGTTCAACCGACTGGAGGACTACAGTTACGGGACGTTGTTGCGAGCCAGCGCTAGTGAGGAGTTTCACCCGGAGAATGCCATCCTGGTGGTTAGGATCCAATTCTGGGCGATTGAAATTGCGCGAAACCGAGAGGGACACAACGACTGCATTATGAAGAAGTTCAAGAGTCGCAGCAAAAAGGAGGAATAG
- the LOC134218041 gene encoding protein PBDC1-like isoform X1 gives MDVLSRPADEFVNDGMVEELWAMKAVEHAEVHFNLLCSVDPRLLHLTPYDNEIYEEFRKQFPDMNVAVVDENELKSLDGKAKWRAYMEKFNRLEDYSYGTLLRASASEEFHPENAILVVRIQFWAIEIARNREGHNDCIMKKLECLKWQGLRI, from the exons ATGGATGTCCTATCGCGACCGGCAGATGAATTCGTCAACGATGGCATGGTGGAGGAGCTGTGGGCCATGAAAGCCGTCGAGCACGCAGAGGTGCATTTCAATCTACTGTGCAGCGTTGATCCGCGTCTGCTACATCTTACGCCGTACGACAACGAAATTTACGAAGAATTCCGGAAGCAATTCCCCGACATGAACGTAGCCGTCGTGGACGAGAACGAGCTCAAGAGTCTGGATGGTAAGGCCAAGTGGCGAGCCTACATGGAGAAGTTCAACCGACTGGAGGACTACAGTTACGGGACGTTGTTGCGAGCCAGCGCTAGTGAGGAGTTTCACCCGGAGAATGCCATCCTGGTGGTTAGGATCCAATTCTGGGCGATTGAAATTGCGCGAAACCGAGAGGGACACAACGACTGCATTATGAAGAA ATTGGAGTGTTTGAAATGGCAGGGACTTCGGATATGA